From one Catenuloplanes nepalensis genomic stretch:
- a CDS encoding DUF6297 family protein, which yields MSAPGTDVAGAPAGGATAAGVREVRSRLRRLRRRHHSKSLGDLLSDLYLFALLAALYGWAFVDMGRDFLGSTTVSAGDPAEQRWLVIAAVLTAAGFGWAGLRALGPVFVGPALQSWVASAPIDRRALLLPRFAGLLTGASAVVALLGFLFGVLSGIAAGGSGLGPGTVDGTLLGAAIGLLAGAGAVVAQGVRRARWAAELPGRVPIVAGALIAGAVVTLHFAGGTPMPRPAGSVPPAVPPLVFAAAGTAVVFAVRALRRLDRSTTTTGAQFASSAAAAAVMLDPTLVADLLEVRRWRALGRVRSGRFRGGPRWWVLTQAELRRAVRRRGALLGWAALVLVQYAVALAVPGLAGPAHLLTAFLAGDRLAGGLRAITRSPGLRRALGGGDTELKLAHLAVPALATVLFFLITLPVAGDRQLLVSAVLLLGVAGAVYRSGTRPALVYDGPIVETPFGLIPVDLLRQLWRGWDVVALLVVVDLIATR from the coding sequence GTGAGCGCGCCCGGCACTGATGTGGCCGGGGCGCCGGCCGGTGGCGCGACGGCGGCCGGCGTGCGCGAGGTGCGGTCGCGCCTGCGGCGGCTCCGGCGGCGGCACCACAGTAAGTCGCTGGGTGACCTGCTGTCTGATCTGTACCTGTTCGCGCTGCTCGCCGCGCTCTACGGCTGGGCGTTCGTCGACATGGGCCGCGACTTCCTCGGCTCCACGACGGTCAGCGCCGGCGACCCGGCCGAGCAGCGCTGGCTGGTGATCGCCGCGGTGCTGACCGCGGCCGGGTTCGGCTGGGCCGGGCTCCGCGCGCTCGGCCCGGTCTTCGTCGGCCCGGCGCTGCAGTCCTGGGTGGCGAGCGCGCCGATCGACCGGCGGGCGCTGCTGCTGCCCCGCTTCGCCGGGCTGCTGACCGGCGCGTCCGCGGTGGTGGCGCTGCTCGGCTTCCTGTTCGGCGTGCTGTCCGGCATCGCGGCCGGCGGCTCCGGCCTCGGCCCCGGCACCGTGGACGGGACGCTGCTCGGCGCCGCGATCGGGCTGCTGGCGGGCGCCGGTGCGGTGGTGGCCCAGGGCGTGCGCCGGGCACGGTGGGCGGCGGAGCTGCCGGGCCGGGTCCCGATCGTCGCGGGCGCGCTGATCGCGGGCGCGGTGGTGACACTGCACTTCGCCGGGGGTACGCCGATGCCGCGCCCGGCCGGGTCGGTGCCGCCCGCCGTGCCGCCGCTGGTGTTCGCGGCCGCCGGGACGGCGGTGGTGTTCGCGGTCCGCGCGCTGCGCCGGCTGGACCGGTCCACCACCACGACCGGCGCGCAGTTCGCCAGCAGTGCCGCCGCGGCCGCGGTGATGCTGGACCCGACGCTGGTCGCGGACCTGCTGGAGGTGCGCCGCTGGCGTGCGCTCGGCCGGGTGCGCAGTGGTCGCTTCCGGGGCGGCCCGCGCTGGTGGGTGCTGACCCAGGCGGAGCTGCGCCGGGCCGTCCGCCGGCGGGGTGCGCTGCTCGGCTGGGCCGCGCTGGTGCTGGTGCAGTACGCGGTCGCGCTCGCGGTGCCGGGTCTGGCCGGCCCGGCGCACCTGCTGACCGCGTTCCTCGCCGGTGACCGGCTGGCCGGCGGGCTGCGCGCGATCACCCGGTCGCCGGGCCTGCGGCGCGCGCTCGGCGGCGGCGACACCGAGCTGAAGCTGGCACACCTAGCCGTGCCGGCGCTCGCCACGGTGCTGTTCTTCCTGATCACCCTGCCGGTCGCGGGTGACCGGCAGCTCCTGGTGAGCGCGGTGCTGCTGCTCGGCGTGGCCGGTGCGGTGTACCGGTCCGGCACCCGGCCGGCACTGGTCTACGACGGGCCGATCGTGGAGACGCCGTTCGGGTTGATCCCGGTGGACCTGCTCCGGCAGCTCTGGCGCGGCTGGGACGTGGTGGCGCTGCTCGTCGTCGTGGACCTGATCGCAACGAGATGA
- a CDS encoding ABC transporter ATP-binding protein has product MVALDVRGLRRSFGDLLVLDDVSFTLTAGQAGVVTGPNGSGKTTLLRCVVGAERPDEGEVRSEGRRLDEADPWTRSIMAAALDDIDFFPDLSVVEHLDLLAAAHGGGGDPVGEVLTELGLDRARDQLPATLSSGQRRRLALASCFVRPRRLLILDEPEQRLDVRGRAWLAERLLREKAAGVAVLMASHDEELIAAVADLRIEIGA; this is encoded by the coding sequence ATGGTGGCGCTGGACGTGCGGGGGCTGCGGCGCAGCTTCGGGGACCTGCTGGTGCTCGACGACGTGAGCTTCACGCTGACGGCCGGGCAGGCCGGCGTGGTGACCGGGCCGAACGGGTCCGGGAAGACGACGCTGCTGCGGTGCGTGGTGGGGGCGGAGCGGCCGGACGAGGGCGAGGTGCGCTCCGAGGGGCGGCGGCTCGACGAGGCCGACCCGTGGACGCGGTCGATCATGGCGGCCGCGCTGGACGACATCGACTTCTTCCCGGATCTGTCCGTGGTGGAGCACCTCGACCTGCTGGCGGCCGCGCACGGCGGTGGCGGCGACCCGGTCGGCGAGGTGCTGACCGAGTTGGGGCTGGACCGGGCGCGGGACCAGCTGCCGGCCACGCTCTCCAGTGGACAGCGCCGGCGGCTCGCGCTGGCCTCGTGCTTCGTGCGTCCCCGGCGGCTGCTGATCCTGGACGAGCCGGAGCAGCGGCTGGACGTGCGCGGCCGGGCCTGGCTGGCCGAGCGGCTGCTGCGGGAGAAGGCGGCCGGCGTCGCGGTGCTGATGGCCTCGCACGACGAGGAGCTGATCGCGGCGGTCGCGGACCTGCGGATCGAGATCGGCGCGTGA
- a CDS encoding ATP-binding cassette domain-containing protein has product MAGLVELRGVGKRYDRSRTVLDDIDLVIYPGEVVGVVGGNGSGKSTLLRIVAGLSPVSSGAVIARPRVVGYVPERFPTQARISARSYLKHIGRIRGLSTRAAVARADELLTRLALVGGANAELRRLSKGNAQKVAVAQALVVPPQLLVLDEPWSGLDTAAHEVLAELIAETAREGGAVVFTDHREAVVSASASVIYRIAGGRLSTAPSGETLAFVELVDAALDAPEPDWWRLPGVLEARRDDAVVTLEIVAKYADELIFQALGNGWSVQSVRRSAPVPVAAGGRSREDLDGIDLGRGTPGTAESRGLPGDAVLDDDAVLDDDAVWDDGRSRGGHPGDAWHASDDRAAGERAAAAERAGERAAAAQWAGERAAANAGPADDHAAFPGPADERGDQPVDDRPVGGVEAGEPDAGGQPEPAAPSPARKPAPRPRLTLVKDTDVAEEAR; this is encoded by the coding sequence ATGGCTGGCCTCGTCGAGCTGCGCGGCGTCGGCAAGCGATACGATCGGTCACGCACCGTGCTGGACGACATCGACCTGGTGATCTACCCGGGCGAGGTCGTCGGCGTGGTCGGTGGCAACGGTTCCGGCAAGTCGACGCTGCTGCGCATCGTCGCCGGTCTCTCGCCGGTCTCGTCCGGCGCGGTGATCGCCCGGCCGCGGGTCGTCGGTTACGTGCCCGAGCGCTTCCCCACCCAGGCGCGCATCTCCGCGCGCTCCTATCTGAAGCACATCGGCCGGATCAGGGGCCTGAGCACGCGCGCCGCCGTGGCCCGCGCGGACGAGCTGCTCACCCGGCTCGCGCTGGTCGGCGGCGCGAACGCGGAGCTGCGCCGGCTCTCCAAGGGCAACGCGCAGAAGGTCGCGGTCGCGCAGGCACTCGTGGTGCCGCCGCAGCTGCTGGTGCTGGACGAGCCGTGGTCCGGCCTGGACACGGCCGCGCACGAGGTGCTGGCCGAGCTGATCGCGGAGACCGCGCGCGAGGGCGGTGCGGTGGTGTTCACCGACCATCGGGAGGCGGTGGTCTCGGCCAGCGCGTCGGTGATCTACCGGATCGCAGGCGGGCGGCTCTCCACGGCGCCGTCCGGCGAGACGCTCGCGTTCGTGGAGCTGGTCGACGCGGCGCTGGACGCGCCGGAGCCGGACTGGTGGCGCCTGCCCGGCGTGCTGGAGGCGCGCCGCGACGACGCGGTGGTGACGCTGGAGATCGTCGCGAAGTACGCGGACGAGCTGATCTTCCAGGCGCTCGGCAACGGCTGGTCGGTGCAGTCGGTCCGCCGCTCCGCCCCGGTGCCGGTGGCCGCGGGCGGCCGGTCACGCGAGGATCTCGACGGGATCGATCTCGGCCGGGGCACGCCGGGCACCGCCGAGTCGCGAGGGCTTCCCGGCGACGCGGTGCTGGACGACGACGCGGTGCTGGACGACGACGCGGTGTGGGACGACGGCCGGTCGCGCGGCGGCCACCCCGGCGACGCCTGGCACGCGTCGGACGACCGTGCGGCCGGTGAGCGTGCGGCGGCTGCTGAGCGGGCCGGTGAGCGTGCGGCGGCTGCCCAGTGGGCCGGTGAGCGTGCGGCGGCGAACGCCGGACCGGCTGATGACCATGCGGCTTTCCCCGGGCCGGCGGATGAGCGCGGCGACCAGCCGGTCGATGATCGTCCGGTGGGCGGTGTGGAGGCCGGCGAGCCCGATGCCGGCGGCCAGCCGGAGCCGGCCGCTCCGAGCCCCGCGCGCAAGCCCGCGCCCCGGCCGCGGCTCACGCTGGTGAAGGACACCGACGTCGCGGAGGAGGCCCGATGA
- a CDS encoding carboxypeptidase-like regulatory domain-containing protein, with amino-acid sequence MRHGFAIILLTALLTAGCGGDAAPGSGPDTPVDSSMTPPPAVAGDTGVVAGTVTTADGTPVAGAALEPRALDVPGGADIREEVVATDGTGAYRWSGLSPGRYEFRVRYGTDLVGEVAEVTVEAGRTTVLDFAIPS; translated from the coding sequence ATGCGCCACGGATTCGCGATCATCCTGCTGACGGCTCTGCTGACGGCCGGGTGCGGCGGCGACGCCGCACCCGGCTCCGGGCCGGACACGCCGGTGGACAGCTCCATGACGCCACCGCCCGCGGTCGCCGGCGACACGGGCGTCGTGGCCGGGACGGTCACCACCGCCGACGGCACCCCGGTGGCCGGCGCCGCGCTGGAGCCGCGCGCGCTGGACGTGCCCGGCGGCGCGGACATCCGCGAGGAGGTGGTCGCCACCGACGGCACCGGCGCCTACCGCTGGTCCGGCCTGAGCCCGGGACGCTACGAGTTTCGTGTCCGCTACGGGACCGACCTGGTCGGCGAGGTTGCGGAAGTCACCGTCGAGGCCGGGCGGACCACCGTTCTGGACTTTGCGATCCCGAGCTGA
- a CDS encoding EAL and HDOD domain-containing protein → MPSITQRVHVGRQPIFDSRGTVVAYELLFRGSMEAVDASARDAYATSQVLINVFTEFGIGEVAGGRLCFINLTREFIVGKMALPFGPENVVLEILETVDPDDEVVAGVTALVEAGYKIALDDYVHGSGHERLLPLASYLKLDMLDSDVARFDEVAAVCRDYPGMQIVAERLETAEHVALADRYKFELRQGYALSRPRVMTATSLSPSKLVRLQLVPAIGAADMDRVITIIVSDPALALRVLRASNSAAAGAAYKVSSVRQAVVLLGLTQIRQWAMIMALGDAVEASDEQLTTALLRARFCESLAEGMRASPDAAFTAGLISGVAEVLSLTPAMLAERLPLADDVAGALIDGTGVLGDVLRTVDAFSRGDLDAVAPAAHGADLVRAYVDGWRWSARMVAATKVPA, encoded by the coding sequence ATGCCGTCGATCACCCAGCGCGTGCACGTCGGCCGTCAGCCGATCTTCGATTCGCGCGGGACGGTCGTGGCGTACGAGCTGCTGTTCCGCGGCAGCATGGAGGCGGTGGACGCGTCCGCGCGCGACGCCTACGCCACCAGCCAGGTGCTCATCAACGTCTTCACCGAGTTCGGCATCGGGGAGGTGGCCGGCGGCCGGCTCTGCTTCATCAACCTGACCCGCGAGTTCATCGTCGGGAAGATGGCGCTGCCGTTCGGGCCGGAGAACGTGGTGCTGGAGATCCTGGAGACCGTCGATCCGGACGACGAGGTGGTGGCCGGCGTGACCGCGCTGGTCGAGGCCGGCTACAAGATCGCGCTGGACGACTACGTGCACGGCTCCGGGCACGAGCGGCTGCTGCCGCTCGCCTCCTACCTCAAGCTGGACATGCTGGACAGCGACGTCGCCCGGTTCGACGAGGTGGCCGCGGTCTGCCGAGACTACCCGGGCATGCAGATCGTGGCGGAACGCCTGGAGACGGCCGAGCACGTCGCGCTGGCAGACCGATACAAATTCGAGCTGCGCCAGGGGTACGCGTTGAGCCGCCCCCGGGTGATGACCGCGACCAGCCTCTCCCCGTCCAAGCTGGTGCGTCTGCAGCTGGTGCCCGCGATCGGCGCCGCCGACATGGACCGCGTGATCACCATCATCGTCAGCGACCCGGCGCTCGCGCTGCGCGTGCTGCGTGCCAGCAACTCCGCGGCGGCCGGCGCCGCGTACAAGGTCTCGTCCGTGCGCCAGGCCGTGGTGCTGCTCGGCCTCACCCAGATCCGCCAGTGGGCGATGATCATGGCGCTCGGCGACGCGGTCGAGGCCTCCGACGAACAGCTCACCACCGCGCTGCTGCGTGCCCGCTTCTGCGAGAGCCTGGCCGAGGGCATGCGCGCGTCCCCGGACGCCGCGTTCACGGCCGGCCTGATCAGTGGCGTCGCCGAGGTCCTCAGCCTCACCCCGGCCATGCTCGCCGAACGCCTTCCGCTCGCCGACGACGTGGCCGGCGCGCTCATCGACGGCACCGGCGTGCTCGGTGACGTGCTGCGCACGGTGGACGCCTTCTCCCGCGGCGACCTCGACGCGGTCGCACCGGCCGCGCACGGCGCCGACCTGGTGCGTGCCTATGTGGACGGCTGGCGCTGGTCCGCTCGGATGGTCGCGGCCACCAAGGTTCCGGCCTGA
- a CDS encoding fumarylacetoacetate hydrolase family protein: MSYGVFSVGDGPRRLGALAGDRVIDLSAAGIFAATSLNPLLAAGPAVWHEVHGRLAGVDLERHSHPAATVRMHRPFDVADYADFYASEHHATNVGRIFRPEAPPLHPNWKHLPIGYHGRAGTVVVSGTDVRRPAGPLGPGEFGPTRKLDFEAEIGFVVGVPAGGPVRCDDFAEHVFGVCLVNDWSARDVQRWEATPLGPFLGKSFATSIGAWVVPLHALGAARTAAPRQDPAPLPYLRGDRPWALDLQIEIRINGYVVSRPRFADMYWTPDQMLAHLTVNGAALRTGDLFASGTVSGPSRDQRGCLLELSWDGRDPLPLADGESRAYLEDGDTVTISAAGPGGVSLGTVAGTVRPCA; the protein is encoded by the coding sequence TGGCCGGTGACCGGGTGATCGACCTGTCCGCCGCCGGGATCTTCGCGGCCACCTCGCTGAACCCGCTGCTGGCCGCCGGCCCGGCCGTGTGGCACGAGGTGCACGGCCGGCTCGCCGGCGTCGACCTGGAAAGACATTCCCACCCCGCCGCCACGGTACGGATGCACCGCCCCTTCGACGTGGCCGACTACGCGGACTTCTACGCCTCCGAGCACCACGCCACCAACGTGGGCCGGATCTTCCGCCCGGAGGCGCCGCCGCTGCACCCCAACTGGAAGCACCTGCCGATCGGATACCACGGCCGGGCCGGCACGGTCGTGGTATCCGGCACGGACGTCCGCCGGCCGGCCGGCCCGCTCGGACCCGGCGAGTTCGGCCCGACGCGCAAGCTCGACTTCGAGGCGGAGATCGGCTTCGTGGTCGGCGTGCCGGCCGGCGGCCCGGTGCGCTGCGACGACTTCGCGGAGCACGTCTTCGGTGTCTGCCTGGTCAACGACTGGTCGGCCCGGGACGTGCAGCGCTGGGAGGCGACGCCGCTCGGCCCGTTCCTCGGCAAGTCGTTCGCCACGTCGATCGGCGCCTGGGTCGTACCGCTGCATGCCCTGGGTGCCGCACGGACCGCCGCGCCGCGCCAGGACCCGGCACCGCTCCCCTATCTGCGGGGCGACCGGCCGTGGGCGCTGGACCTGCAGATCGAGATCCGGATCAACGGGTACGTGGTGTCCCGTCCCCGGTTCGCGGACATGTACTGGACGCCGGACCAGATGCTCGCGCACCTGACCGTGAACGGCGCCGCGCTGCGCACCGGCGACCTGTTCGCGTCCGGCACGGTCAGCGGCCCGTCCCGGGATCAGCGCGGCTGCCTGCTGGAACTGTCCTGGGACGGCCGCGACCCGCTGCCGCTGGCGGACGGCGAATCGCGCGCCTACCTGGAGGACGGCGACACGGTCACCATCTCCGCGGCCGGGCCCGGTGGCGTCTCGCTCGGCACCGTGGCCGGCACCGTCCGCCCCTGCGCGTGA
- a CDS encoding trypsin-like serine peptidase, with amino-acid sequence MNLIHRTRLALVGVTIGGMLLATAAPVHAAAKDPDTPVSSDGTIGSAAALAALPDVSMVPATRGTGVTGSDGASHTADLSGRPENLMAAQSVIGTDDRIRETDTTWWPASATVQLTRVANGATIFYCTGWLIGPNTVITAGHCVFSHDNGGWRTGQGVRAWPGRNGTAAPYGSCASISMHSVNGWINDRNTQYDYGAIKLDCTVGNTVGTYGFRWQSASLNGTGTSTRGYPGDKPDGEQWASYDQIRVSHDRELFYHNDTVGGQSGSPIYTYRDDCGPCGLAVHAYGLRTGGSPPFSNHNRGTRITEGVFTNFQYWNGL; translated from the coding sequence ATGAACCTCATTCACCGCACACGGCTGGCGCTGGTCGGCGTCACGATCGGCGGGATGCTGCTGGCCACGGCCGCGCCCGTCCACGCGGCCGCGAAAGATCCCGACACACCGGTCTCCAGCGACGGTACGATCGGGAGCGCGGCCGCGCTGGCCGCGCTGCCGGATGTGTCGATGGTCCCGGCGACCCGCGGAACCGGCGTGACCGGCTCGGACGGCGCCTCGCACACCGCGGACCTGTCCGGCCGGCCGGAGAACCTGATGGCCGCCCAGAGCGTCATCGGCACGGACGACCGGATCCGCGAGACGGACACCACGTGGTGGCCGGCGAGCGCCACGGTCCAGCTCACCCGGGTTGCGAACGGCGCGACGATCTTCTACTGCACCGGCTGGCTGATCGGGCCGAATACCGTGATCACCGCAGGTCATTGCGTGTTCAGCCACGACAACGGCGGCTGGCGGACCGGGCAGGGCGTCCGCGCCTGGCCGGGCCGCAACGGCACGGCCGCGCCGTACGGCTCGTGCGCGTCGATCAGCATGCACTCGGTCAACGGCTGGATCAACGACCGCAACACGCAGTACGACTATGGTGCGATCAAGCTCGACTGCACGGTCGGCAACACCGTGGGCACGTACGGGTTCCGCTGGCAGAGCGCGAGCCTGAACGGGACCGGCACGTCGACCCGCGGCTACCCCGGTGACAAGCCGGACGGCGAGCAGTGGGCCAGCTACGACCAGATCCGGGTGAGCCACGACCGGGAGCTCTTCTACCACAACGACACCGTGGGCGGGCAGAGCGGCAGCCCGATCTACACGTACCGCGACGACTGCGGCCCGTGCGGGCTGGCCGTCCACGCGTACGGCCTGCGGACCGGCGGCTCACCGCCGTTCTCGAACCACAACCGCGGCACCCGGATCACCGAGGGAGTGTTCACCAACTTCCAGTACTGGAACGGCCTGTAG